The following proteins are co-located in the Streptomyces sp. NBC_01198 genome:
- a CDS encoding asparaginase, giving the protein MRHVVVISTGGTIASRWQGDGYAAEAAGREVLEAGAVPEGVEVRVVDLFTVNSSRLTTGHQLRLLHAVHDVLADPEVDGVVVTHGTDTLEESAFFVDLFHGDRRPVVFTGAQQPLDAADGDAAGNLYDALLTAASGRDIGAVIVFAGQVFAARGTVKRHTLDARAFGDPDGLPLGRVEFGRVSWGRRQPRREPLPLPERDVASPRVDIVMHHSDADAVLFDAAVAAGARGIVLVGTGAGNANPEIAEAVHRAVAAGVQVAVSTRVAAGAVAPLYTGGGAVDLAAAGALLTGTLKPGQARIAVLAALLAGRDAPAGEDREAGARLRRILDTTPKAASASELYLVDGVGH; this is encoded by the coding sequence GTGCGACACGTCGTGGTCATCAGCACCGGAGGCACCATCGCCAGCCGATGGCAGGGCGACGGCTACGCGGCGGAGGCCGCCGGCCGGGAGGTGCTGGAGGCGGGCGCCGTGCCCGAGGGCGTCGAGGTGCGGGTGGTGGACCTCTTCACCGTCAACAGCTCGCGGCTGACCACCGGCCACCAGCTGCGGCTGCTGCACGCGGTGCACGACGTGCTCGCCGACCCGGAGGTGGACGGCGTGGTGGTCACCCACGGCACCGACACGCTGGAGGAGTCCGCCTTCTTCGTCGACCTCTTCCACGGCGACCGGCGCCCGGTGGTCTTCACCGGCGCCCAGCAGCCGCTGGACGCGGCGGACGGCGATGCGGCCGGCAACCTCTACGACGCCCTGCTGACGGCCGCCTCCGGCCGGGACATCGGCGCCGTGATCGTCTTCGCCGGCCAGGTCTTCGCCGCCCGCGGCACCGTCAAGCGGCACACCCTGGACGCCCGCGCCTTCGGCGACCCGGACGGGCTGCCGCTGGGCCGGGTGGAGTTCGGCCGGGTGAGCTGGGGACGGCGGCAGCCGCGGCGGGAGCCGCTGCCGCTGCCGGAGCGCGACGTCGCCTCGCCCCGGGTGGACATCGTGATGCACCACAGTGACGCCGACGCGGTGCTCTTCGACGCCGCCGTGGCGGCCGGCGCCCGCGGCATCGTGCTGGTCGGCACCGGCGCGGGCAACGCGAACCCGGAGATCGCCGAGGCCGTGCACCGGGCCGTCGCGGCCGGGGTGCAGGTGGCGGTCAGCACCCGGGTGGCCGCGGGCGCGGTGGCACCGCTCTACACCGGCGGCGGTGCGGTCGACCTGGCAGCGGCGGGCGCGCTGCTGACCGGCACGCTCAAGCCCGGCCAGGCGCGTATCGCGGTGCTCGCCGCCCTGCTGGCGGGCCGGGACGCACCGGCGGGTGAGGACCGCGAGGCCGGCGCGCG
- a CDS encoding Lrp/AsnC family transcriptional regulator has product MDAIDRSILRELQADGRLTNQELAQRVGLTPSPCLRRVRQLEDDGVIQTYRAVVDPAAVGRGFEVFASVEVQRDRDSVAAFEAEVQSTTDVVEAYRLYGAPGCLLRIAVADSDAYERFWTDKLIALPGVSDVNSQMIMRRIKSPQGIPVD; this is encoded by the coding sequence ATGGACGCCATTGACAGAAGTATCTTGCGCGAACTCCAGGCCGATGGCCGGCTCACCAACCAGGAGCTGGCCCAGCGGGTCGGCCTGACCCCCTCCCCGTGCCTGCGCCGGGTGCGCCAGCTGGAGGACGACGGGGTGATCCAGACCTACCGCGCGGTGGTCGACCCGGCAGCCGTCGGACGCGGCTTCGAGGTCTTCGCCTCGGTCGAGGTCCAGCGCGACCGCGACTCCGTCGCCGCCTTCGAGGCCGAGGTCCAGTCCACCACCGACGTGGTCGAGGCCTACCGCCTCTACGGCGCCCCCGGCTGCCTGCTGCGCATCGCGGTGGCCGACTCGGACGCCTACGAGCGCTTCTGGACCGACAAGCTCATCGCCCTGCCGGGCGTCAGCGACGTCAACTCCCAGATGATCATGCGCCGCATCAAATCCCCCCAGGGCATCCCGGTCGACTGA
- a CDS encoding CPCC family cysteine-rich protein, whose protein sequence is MAYSEINVHGAPEDGPYACPCCAYITLTRRAYHETCPVCDWEDDGQDDHDADEDRGGPNCLSLTEARENFKAFGASQERRTRYLREPLPHEFPDDRSD, encoded by the coding sequence GTGGCCTACTCCGAAATCAATGTCCATGGCGCGCCCGAGGACGGGCCGTACGCGTGTCCGTGCTGCGCGTACATCACGCTCACCCGACGGGCCTACCACGAGACCTGCCCCGTCTGCGATTGGGAAGACGACGGCCAGGACGACCACGACGCCGATGAAGACCGCGGCGGGCCGAACTGTCTCTCCCTCACCGAGGCCCGCGAGAACTTCAAGGCTTTCGGCGCGAGCCAGGAACGACGCACTCGGTATCTGCGGGAGCCGCTCCCCCACGAGTTCCCGGACGACCGCAGCGACTGA
- a CDS encoding TIGR03668 family PPOX class F420-dependent oxidoreductase, with the protein MDISAAEARERFASSPVARLATADAAGVPHVVPITFVVDGDVIYFVIDHKPKRSTNLRRLRNIAENPAVAVIADRYADDWSALWWARADGRAEIWEDGDDRLKAVAQLQTKYHQYEETPPQGPVVAIRVAAWTGWAYAG; encoded by the coding sequence ATGGACATCTCCGCCGCTGAGGCTCGCGAGCGCTTCGCAAGCTCTCCCGTCGCGCGCTTGGCGACGGCCGATGCTGCTGGCGTGCCGCACGTCGTGCCGATCACCTTCGTGGTGGACGGCGACGTGATCTATTTCGTGATCGACCACAAGCCGAAGCGCTCGACCAACCTGCGGCGGCTGCGGAACATCGCTGAAAACCCGGCGGTGGCGGTCATCGCCGATCGGTACGCAGATGACTGGTCGGCCTTGTGGTGGGCTCGGGCTGATGGGCGCGCGGAGATCTGGGAGGACGGCGACGACCGGTTGAAGGCTGTCGCTCAACTCCAGACGAAGTACCACCAGTACGAGGAGACTCCGCCTCAAGGGCCGGTTGTCGCCATCCGTGTTGCCGCTTGGACCGGCTGGGCCTACGCCGGGTGA
- a CDS encoding GntR family transcriptional regulator, with the protein MAEKDLPTYRKIADELRTLILLGKLRAGEKLKSENELKDQYDTTRVTVRKALALLKADGLLISEQGRGVFVRPRPNVQMLTTGANFRERRDTGVSNFNAEAAAQGLRPEQRISSVETVPAPPDVAERLGVADGAEVIVRRRAFFVNDEPMQLVDGYYPAALFAGTEVTEARRIRGGVSRLIEDPDGPIGQRITHFVEDLEIRMPTPAETDALKIPPGVPLARVLRTAHTSAGQTVEVLDSRVPCDRHVFRYVIDVP; encoded by the coding sequence ATGGCGGAGAAGGATCTTCCGACGTACCGGAAGATCGCCGATGAACTGCGCACGCTGATCCTGCTGGGGAAGCTGCGCGCCGGCGAGAAACTCAAGTCTGAGAACGAGCTCAAGGATCAGTACGACACCACGCGCGTCACGGTGCGGAAGGCGCTGGCACTGCTCAAGGCAGACGGCCTGCTGATCAGCGAACAGGGCCGAGGCGTCTTCGTGCGGCCCCGACCGAACGTGCAGATGCTCACCACCGGAGCCAACTTCCGCGAGCGTCGCGACACCGGCGTCAGCAACTTCAACGCGGAGGCTGCGGCTCAGGGGCTGCGACCCGAACAGCGGATCTCGTCCGTAGAGACCGTGCCCGCACCTCCTGACGTGGCGGAGCGACTTGGGGTCGCCGACGGCGCCGAGGTGATCGTCCGGCGTCGGGCGTTCTTCGTGAACGACGAACCGATGCAACTGGTTGACGGTTACTACCCCGCTGCCCTGTTCGCCGGCACCGAGGTGACCGAGGCGCGCCGGATTCGCGGTGGCGTCAGTCGGCTGATCGAAGATCCAGACGGGCCGATCGGACAGCGGATCACGCACTTCGTAGAAGATCTTGAAATCCGTATGCCCACGCCGGCAGAGACTGACGCGCTCAAGATTCCGCCCGGAGTGCCACTCGCGCGAGTGCTTCGTACGGCGCACACTTCCGCTGGTCAGACGGTGGAAGTGCTCGACTCTCGGGTGCCGTGCGATCGTCACGTCTTCCGGTACGTGATCGACGTTCCCTGA
- a CDS encoding SCO3933 family regulatory protein, with product MASFKIDLSTATVFVATPPVPKLVNKQTGEIAIDRETGAPLRTVGLLVSDEGQGDLFQVTIPETGIDATLTPGTLVAVTGLRARDWENEFNGQKRHGISFRAVAVTSLMPAAAANGKG from the coding sequence ATGGCTTCGTTCAAGATCGACCTTTCGACCGCCACGGTGTTCGTGGCGACCCCGCCGGTGCCGAAGCTGGTGAACAAGCAGACCGGTGAGATCGCGATCGACCGCGAGACCGGTGCGCCGCTGAGGACGGTGGGCCTGCTGGTCTCGGATGAGGGGCAGGGTGACCTGTTCCAGGTGACCATCCCGGAGACCGGCATCGACGCAACGCTCACGCCGGGCACGCTGGTCGCGGTGACGGGTCTGCGGGCGCGGGACTGGGAGAACGAGTTCAACGGGCAGAAGCGGCACGGGATCAGCTTCCGCGCCGTGGCCGTGACCTCGCTCATGCCGGCGGCTGCCGCGAACGGCAAGGGCTGA
- a CDS encoding FtsK/SpoIIIE domain-containing protein encodes MTVLVLSGAGIAAVLILRRVRPDLYWLVIGGPAARVRVGWSYASVMDACGLSVPPSRARIAVARALRREMPANRPPKLLRLRTTRTGLVARIRLQPGQDAFDVITAADRLRHSWRLHQVAVKEIRSGVLELSMTGYDVLGRVHLPARAERSALRVPVALRGDGTVHYRDFRKVPHSLTVGATESGKSVYQRGLIRELAPQPVALVGIDCKKGVELAPLARRFTAMADTAELAADLLEALVDEMTERFQVIRAAQRISADTPDAEITSDIWGLPDKIRPVPIVVMIDEIAELLLIATASEKKRRERIITALIRLGQLARAAGIYLEVCGQRFGSELGDGVTMLRAQLTGRVCHRVNDEASAKMAFGDIAPEALASVLAIAPDQPGVAIVADTSGGWSRIRTPHVSLRDAVAACNAYAELTPEVPALAPFRPVLPPLGTTTAPVPGPFPATA; translated from the coding sequence GTGACCGTACTGGTGTTATCCGGCGCCGGGATCGCCGCTGTGCTGATCCTGCGCCGGGTCCGCCCGGACCTGTACTGGCTGGTCATCGGCGGCCCCGCTGCTCGGGTGAGGGTCGGCTGGTCCTACGCCTCCGTCATGGACGCGTGCGGCCTGTCGGTTCCCCCGTCACGGGCACGGATCGCGGTCGCCCGGGCGCTGCGCCGGGAGATGCCGGCCAACCGGCCCCCGAAGCTCCTGCGTCTGCGGACCACCCGCACGGGCCTGGTTGCCCGCATCCGGCTCCAGCCGGGGCAGGACGCCTTCGACGTGATCACTGCCGCCGACCGGTTGCGGCACTCCTGGCGCCTTCACCAGGTCGCGGTCAAGGAGATCCGCTCCGGGGTCCTGGAACTGTCGATGACCGGCTATGACGTGCTCGGCCGGGTGCACCTGCCGGCCCGTGCGGAACGTTCGGCCCTGCGGGTGCCGGTCGCTTTGCGCGGGGATGGGACCGTGCACTACCGGGACTTCCGGAAGGTGCCGCACAGCTTGACCGTGGGCGCGACCGAGTCGGGCAAGTCCGTCTACCAACGCGGCCTGATCAGGGAGCTCGCTCCTCAGCCGGTCGCGCTGGTCGGGATCGACTGCAAGAAGGGTGTCGAACTCGCCCCGCTGGCGCGCCGGTTCACCGCCATGGCCGACACCGCAGAGCTCGCCGCCGATCTCCTCGAAGCGCTCGTTGACGAGATGACGGAGCGCTTCCAGGTCATCCGTGCCGCACAGCGGATCAGCGCGGACACCCCGGACGCGGAGATCACCTCCGACATCTGGGGCCTGCCGGACAAGATCCGCCCGGTGCCGATCGTCGTCATGATCGATGAGATAGCCGAACTGCTCCTGATCGCGACCGCGTCGGAGAAGAAGCGCCGGGAGCGGATCATCACCGCCCTGATCCGTCTCGGTCAGCTCGCCCGGGCGGCCGGCATCTACCTCGAAGTGTGCGGTCAGCGCTTCGGCTCCGAGCTGGGCGACGGCGTGACCATGCTGCGCGCTCAGCTCACCGGCCGGGTGTGCCACCGCGTCAACGATGAAGCGTCCGCGAAGATGGCCTTCGGCGACATCGCCCCGGAGGCTCTGGCCTCGGTCCTGGCCATCGCCCCGGATCAACCGGGTGTCGCGATCGTCGCGGACACCTCCGGCGGCTGGTCCCGGATCCGCACCCCACACGTCTCGCTGCGTGACGCGGTCGCCGCCTGCAACGCGTATGCCGAGCTGACACCCGAGGTGCCCGCGCTGGCACCCTTCCGGCCCGTCCTGCCGCCTCTCGGTACGACCACCGCGCCGGTTCCCGGGCCGTTCCCCGCCACCGCCTGA
- a CDS encoding DUF2637 domain-containing protein — translation MTKPEAEQAAVIVAGVVIVVLTAAAFWLSYAHLADVARTNGLAASPARRWAWPATLDLFIVAGEVLMFLAALRGRTDWWAIGLTVTGSLGSIGLNVAGVGARQPLLHYVVAAVPPFAALLAFGALMRQVHRLIPDTAPDQCGALPVPEPAVPVVLERAHEPAPAPAPAPAVPPAVTVPAALVDHARKIAAAHRSATGTPIDTATLRTRLGVPPALADAIAAQLT, via the coding sequence ATGACCAAACCGGAAGCCGAACAGGCCGCCGTGATCGTCGCCGGAGTCGTGATCGTCGTACTGACCGCCGCCGCGTTCTGGCTCTCCTACGCCCACCTCGCCGACGTCGCCCGCACCAACGGGCTTGCCGCTTCACCGGCCCGGCGCTGGGCGTGGCCCGCGACGCTCGATCTGTTCATCGTGGCCGGCGAGGTGCTGATGTTCCTCGCCGCACTGCGGGGCCGTACCGACTGGTGGGCCATCGGCCTCACGGTCACCGGCTCCCTCGGCTCGATCGGCCTGAACGTCGCCGGCGTCGGTGCCCGGCAGCCGCTGCTGCACTACGTCGTCGCCGCCGTGCCCCCGTTCGCCGCGCTGCTCGCCTTCGGCGCGCTCATGCGTCAGGTCCACCGCCTCATCCCCGACACCGCACCCGACCAGTGTGGGGCGCTGCCGGTCCCGGAGCCTGCTGTGCCGGTCGTCCTCGAACGCGCCCATGAACCGGCCCCCGCGCCCGCCCCCGCCCCGGCCGTGCCCCCGGCGGTCACGGTGCCGGCTGCGCTGGTCGATCACGCCCGGAAGATCGCCGCCGCCCACCGGTCCGCGACCGGTACCCCGATCGACACCGCCACCCTGCGGACCCGCCTCGGCGTCCCCCCGGCGCTGGCCGACGCCATCGCCGCTCAACTCACCTGA
- a CDS encoding mobile element transfer protein yields MARFERFTNVARIGPVEVGDHRDRHGRKATIAACTAPRCGWSNDYATRAAAELAARTHTCTTT; encoded by the coding sequence ATGGCCCGCTTCGAGCGCTTCACCAACGTCGCCCGTATCGGCCCCGTCGAGGTCGGCGACCACCGCGACCGGCACGGCCGCAAAGCCACCATCGCCGCCTGCACCGCCCCGCGCTGCGGCTGGTCCAACGACTACGCCACCCGCGCTGCCGCCGAACTCGCCGCCCGCACCCACACCTGCACCACCACCTGA
- a CDS encoding SpdD protein, translating to MFKPKYPPDYTYTPPVTAYTTPPAPVNTDTTAPAPLAQPPVPMPIPQAPARPVVQLTPGSVATVVVGGTAVVLVVGVVLVSLLLAVAITAASVAVVAVVARAILNDSHKGR from the coding sequence ATGTTCAAGCCCAAGTACCCGCCGGACTACACCTACACCCCGCCCGTCACCGCCTACACCACCCCGCCGGCACCGGTGAACACCGACACCACCGCCCCGGCCCCGCTGGCGCAGCCCCCGGTGCCCATGCCGATCCCGCAGGCCCCGGCCCGCCCGGTCGTCCAGCTCACCCCCGGCAGCGTCGCGACCGTCGTGGTCGGCGGCACCGCCGTGGTCCTCGTGGTCGGCGTCGTCCTCGTCTCCCTGCTCCTGGCCGTCGCCATCACCGCCGCCTCCGTCGCGGTTGTGGCCGTGGTCGCCCGCGCCATCCTCAACGACTCCCACAAGGGCCGGTGA
- the repSA gene encoding replication initiator protein RepSA, whose translation MIATALPAGLDPVAWQDFLRVAGSDGFDRWHDQVTRTGGCSDPIHLVGSTTTLDPATGQVLYAYDTGGEPGGRLRVACGNRRASRCPACAWTYAGDTYQLILSGLTGGKGVPATVVDHPRVFATLTAPSFGPVHNRPAAGRCRCGTPHQDGAPELGTPLDPDSYDYAGAVLWNNHASDLWRYVTIYLPRELAARVGITQRELRERLRVSYGKVAEYQKRGAIHFHAVIRFDGPDGPDTAPPAWATTGLLEDALRAAAARAAVTVPAAGDQAARVLRWGTQLDVQPIGAFGHGEELTEQAVASYVAKYATKAAETTGTVDRRIGELAELDKLPDLPDHTRRLIQACWDLDATYPDRRLWAWAHMLGFRGHFSTKARRYSTTLGALRQARADYRADQERKERGLPDLDADPDAGTLVIAHWTYAGHGHTPGESWLAQQIHRDITQTRETARQARHEIADNEGEW comes from the coding sequence GTGATCGCAACCGCCCTTCCGGCGGGCCTGGACCCGGTTGCCTGGCAGGACTTCCTGCGGGTGGCCGGGTCGGACGGCTTTGACCGCTGGCACGACCAGGTCACCCGCACCGGTGGCTGCTCCGACCCGATCCACCTGGTCGGCTCGACCACCACCCTCGACCCGGCAACCGGGCAGGTCCTCTACGCCTACGACACCGGTGGGGAGCCTGGCGGGCGGCTCCGCGTCGCCTGTGGCAACCGCCGTGCCTCGCGCTGCCCGGCCTGCGCATGGACCTACGCCGGCGACACCTACCAGCTCATCCTGTCCGGCCTGACCGGCGGCAAAGGCGTCCCCGCAACCGTGGTCGACCACCCCCGGGTCTTTGCCACCCTCACCGCCCCGTCCTTCGGCCCGGTCCACAACCGGCCTGCCGCCGGCCGCTGCCGCTGCGGCACTCCCCACCAGGACGGGGCACCGGAGTTGGGCACGCCGCTCGATCCCGACTCGTACGACTACGCCGGGGCGGTGCTGTGGAACAACCACGCCTCGGACCTCTGGCGGTACGTCACCATCTACCTGCCCCGCGAACTCGCCGCCCGCGTCGGCATCACGCAACGCGAACTGCGCGAACGGCTCCGCGTCTCCTACGGCAAGGTCGCCGAATACCAGAAGCGCGGTGCGATCCACTTCCACGCCGTGATCCGCTTCGACGGCCCGGACGGTCCCGACACCGCCCCGCCGGCCTGGGCGACCACCGGCCTCCTGGAAGACGCGTTACGCGCCGCTGCCGCCCGCGCTGCCGTCACCGTTCCCGCCGCCGGTGACCAGGCCGCCCGGGTTCTGCGCTGGGGCACACAGCTCGACGTGCAGCCCATCGGGGCCTTCGGTCACGGCGAGGAACTGACGGAACAGGCCGTCGCGTCCTACGTCGCCAAGTACGCCACCAAGGCGGCGGAGACGACGGGAACTGTCGACCGCCGCATCGGTGAACTCGCCGAACTCGACAAGCTCCCCGACCTGCCCGACCACACCCGCCGGCTGATCCAAGCCTGCTGGGACCTCGACGCGACCTATCCCGACCGGCGGCTGTGGGCCTGGGCTCACATGCTCGGCTTCCGGGGCCACTTCTCGACCAAGGCCCGGCGCTACTCCACCACCCTCGGAGCGCTCCGGCAGGCTCGCGCGGACTACCGCGCCGACCAGGAACGCAAGGAACGCGGCCTCCCCGACCTGGACGCCGATCCGGACGCCGGCACCCTCGTCATCGCCCACTGGACCTACGCCGGTCACGGCCACACCCCCGGCGAATCCTGGCTCGCCCAACAGATCCACCGCGACATCACCCAGACCAGAGAAACCGCACGCCAAGCACGCCACGAGATCGCCGACAACGAGGGGGAGTGGTGA
- a CDS encoding helix-turn-helix domain-containing protein, with protein sequence MDRLLTVEQAAERLGTGVRFSRRLIEERRITFVKVGRHVRIPASALDAFVAANTVQPRTAARHLRKVA encoded by the coding sequence ATGGACCGGCTACTGACAGTGGAACAAGCCGCCGAACGGCTCGGCACCGGAGTGCGCTTCTCCCGGCGGCTGATCGAGGAACGGCGCATCACCTTCGTCAAGGTCGGCCGGCACGTCCGCATCCCGGCGAGCGCGCTCGATGCCTTCGTCGCTGCGAACACGGTCCAGCCCCGTACCGCCGCCCGGCACCTGCGGAAGGTGGCGTGA
- a CDS encoding tyrosine-type recombinase/integrase, whose translation MPSKKRRTFGRVRKLPSGRYQARYRGPDGIDRPAPETFATKRDADDWLAERQTEVRQPDWRDPDASKVPFEAYATAWIAERPLALSTAGLYGILLRVHLLPTFGGMTIADVTPAAVRAWRRARLDAGTGAPTVAKAYALLRTIMGTAVADDLIRRNPCQIKNGGTVHTPERPTATIPEVFAIADAGQPRYRALVLLAAFCGLRWGELMGLRRQDLDVERAVIRVRGSVSELNSGKRVYKAPKSEAGKRSVAIPASIMPVVNVHLRVYAEPGAQGRIFVGAKGATPRRNHFNGLWRKACAEAGIKGLHFHDLRHTGNTLASRTDASTRELMIRLGHGSSRAALIYQHGNQEREREIADAIDGMIVKALKRGSGRKGHVGGTES comes from the coding sequence ATGCCCAGCAAGAAGCGCCGGACGTTCGGCCGGGTCCGCAAGTTGCCCTCCGGCCGGTACCAGGCTCGCTACCGGGGTCCGGACGGGATCGACCGCCCGGCACCCGAGACCTTCGCCACGAAGCGGGACGCTGACGACTGGCTGGCCGAACGGCAGACCGAGGTGCGTCAGCCGGACTGGCGGGACCCTGACGCGTCTAAGGTGCCGTTCGAGGCGTACGCGACCGCTTGGATCGCCGAGCGGCCGTTGGCCCTGAGCACGGCCGGCCTGTACGGCATCCTGCTCCGGGTTCACCTGCTGCCGACCTTCGGTGGGATGACCATCGCCGACGTCACTCCTGCTGCCGTTCGGGCCTGGCGACGTGCCCGGCTGGACGCCGGCACCGGTGCTCCGACCGTGGCCAAGGCGTACGCGCTCCTCCGCACGATCATGGGGACGGCCGTTGCTGACGACCTGATCCGGCGCAATCCGTGCCAGATCAAGAACGGGGGCACGGTCCACACCCCGGAGCGACCGACCGCGACAATCCCCGAGGTCTTCGCGATTGCTGACGCCGGCCAGCCGCGCTATCGCGCGCTTGTGCTCCTCGCCGCGTTCTGCGGCCTGCGCTGGGGCGAGCTGATGGGCCTGCGCCGCCAGGATCTCGACGTCGAGCGGGCCGTCATCCGGGTACGGGGCTCGGTCTCCGAGCTGAACAGCGGGAAGCGGGTCTACAAGGCTCCGAAGAGTGAGGCGGGGAAGCGCTCCGTAGCGATCCCGGCGTCGATCATGCCGGTCGTGAACGTGCACCTGCGGGTGTACGCCGAGCCTGGTGCTCAGGGTCGAATCTTCGTCGGAGCGAAGGGGGCCACGCCTCGCCGGAACCACTTCAACGGGCTATGGCGGAAGGCGTGTGCCGAGGCTGGGATCAAGGGTCTGCACTTCCATGATCTTCGGCACACCGGCAACACGCTCGCCTCACGGACGGACGCCAGTACGAGAGAGCTGATGATCCGGCTGGGCCACGGTTCGAGCCGCGCCGCGCTGATCTATCAGCACGGCAATCAGGAGCGGGAACGCGAGATCGCCGACGCCATTGACGGCATGATCGTGAAGGCGCTCAAGCGGGGCTCCGGCAGGAAGGGGCACGTGGGGGGCACGGAGAGCTAG
- the tig gene encoding trigger factor, which produces MKSAVETLNPTRVRLTVEVPFEELKPSLDAAYKKINDQVTVPGFRKGKIPARVIDQRFGRGAVLEEAINDALPKFYTEAVSEGELNVLGQPDVDITEFNDGDELKFTAEVDIRPVIEIPDFSGIEVTVDAVEVSDEDVEKSLEQLRDRFASTTTVDRPAAEGDVVVVDLEAAVDGEVLEDGIAKAVSYTIGSVQLLDGIDEAVTGLSAGGSATFTSELKGGSAAGRPAEVKVDVSDVQARELPALDDDFAQLASEFDTLEELRGDSRKRLESMKQYDQATAAQEKVLDALIELTEVPIPEKLLKDEIETRTHNLEHHQFPQMGLTWDSYLEREGKTREEYDAELETQAVKGIKTQFILDELVNKEKLSVNQEELTEHLMRRAATSGMTPDQFAQAVVEGGQVPMLVGEVARGKALAVVVEAAKVTDTNGEVVDLTDEDEEEAAAASAEGDAPSEGDAAEPEQA; this is translated from the coding sequence GTGAAGAGCGCCGTCGAGACTCTGAACCCGACCCGGGTTCGACTCACTGTCGAGGTGCCCTTCGAGGAGCTCAAGCCCAGCCTCGACGCGGCGTACAAGAAGATCAACGACCAGGTCACGGTGCCGGGCTTCCGCAAGGGCAAGATCCCTGCGCGCGTCATCGACCAGCGGTTCGGCCGTGGCGCGGTCCTCGAAGAGGCCATCAACGACGCGCTGCCGAAGTTCTACACGGAGGCGGTCAGCGAGGGCGAGCTGAACGTGCTCGGGCAGCCCGACGTCGACATCACCGAGTTCAACGACGGCGACGAGCTGAAGTTCACCGCCGAGGTGGACATCCGGCCGGTCATCGAGATCCCGGACTTCTCCGGCATCGAGGTCACCGTCGACGCCGTCGAGGTCAGCGACGAGGACGTCGAGAAGTCGCTGGAGCAGCTGCGGGACCGCTTCGCGTCCACCACCACGGTGGACCGCCCGGCCGCCGAGGGCGACGTCGTGGTGGTCGACCTGGAGGCCGCGGTGGACGGCGAGGTGCTGGAGGACGGCATCGCCAAGGCCGTCAGCTACACCATCGGCTCGGTCCAGCTGCTCGACGGTATCGACGAGGCCGTCACCGGCCTGTCCGCCGGCGGTTCCGCGACCTTCACCTCCGAGCTCAAGGGCGGCTCCGCCGCCGGCAGGCCCGCCGAGGTCAAGGTCGACGTCTCCGATGTCCAGGCGCGCGAACTGCCCGCGCTGGACGACGACTTCGCCCAGCTGGCGAGCGAGTTCGACACGCTGGAGGAGCTGCGGGGCGACAGCCGCAAGCGGCTTGAGTCGATGAAGCAGTACGACCAGGCGACCGCCGCCCAGGAGAAGGTCCTCGACGCGCTCATCGAGCTGACCGAGGTGCCGATCCCGGAGAAGCTGCTCAAGGACGAGATCGAGACCAGGACGCACAACCTGGAGCACCACCAGTTCCCGCAGATGGGGCTGACCTGGGACTCCTACCTGGAGCGCGAGGGCAAGACCCGCGAGGAGTACGACGCGGAGCTGGAGACCCAGGCGGTCAAGGGCATCAAGACCCAGTTCATCCTGGACGAGCTCGTCAACAAGGAGAAGCTGTCGGTCAACCAGGAGGAGCTCACCGAGCACCTCATGCGGCGGGCCGCGACCTCCGGTATGACCCCCGATCAGTTCGCCCAGGCGGTCGTCGAGGGCGGCCAGGTGCCGATGCTGGTGGGCGAGGTCGCCCGCGGCAAGGCGCTGGCGGTCGTGGTGGAGGCGGCGAAGGTCACCGACACCAACGGTGAGGTCGTCGACCTCACGGACGAGGACGAGGAGGAGGCGGCCGCCGCTTCCGCCGAGGGCGACGCCCCGTCCGAGGGTGACGCCGCGGAGCCCGAGCAGGCCTGA